The Paenibacillus sp. FSL R7-0345 DNA segment CGTGCGTTCCAGCGTATCGGCCTGCAGTCACAGAAACAGTCCTGACTCCAGGGAAAACACATTTTGCAGCGGCCCTGGAAGGGCTGACCACCAGCTTTGAGCTTGTGGAGGAAGGCAGCGGCGGCATATCTGCCCCTCCGGTCATAACTTATGCTCCTGTTAAGACGAATGAGGGGATTGCCGGTGTATTTGCCATTATTCGTCATGATGTGAATACCCTGCTCCCGGTAGCGCTGATGGAATGGTTCAGCCAGCTCCTGGCAGCCGAAACGGAAGAAGAGCCTGGCGGGCAGGAGGAGGAGCTGCAGTCGTTAATGCTCGAAATGGCTGAGGATAAGCGGCTTAGCCTGATTCTGAATTCGGTCTCGGCCGGAATCTTCGGGCTGGACAGGGATGGCCGGACCATCTTTATCAACCGTGAAGGCGCGGATATGCTGGGCTACCATCCGTCCGAGCTGGCAGGGGTATATCTGATGGATCAGATTCAGCATGCATATAGCAGCGGATCAGCCCATTCGCCGCTGGAGTGTCCGATCCGCCATACCCTGGAAGACGGGCTGATCCGCAGTAGCCTGGACCAGATATTCTGGCGCAAGGACGGCACGAGCTTTTTTGTAAGCTACCGGATAGCACCGCTGCTCGATAAAGGCATTATCTGCGGTGTGGTAGTCTCCTTCTCCGACATTACCAATGAACGTGAAATCCGGCGGGCCAAGGAATCTGCTGAGCAGGCGGCTCAGGCGAAGTCGGATTTCCTGGCGATGATGAGCCACGAAATCCGTACACCGATGAACGGAATGATCGGCATGGCCGATCTGCTGCTGGAAACGGAGCTCGAAGAGGAGCAGCGCAGCTATGCCGAGATTTTGCGCAGCAGCAGCTACAGCCTGCTGCAGATTTTAAATGACATCCTGGATTTCAGCAAGATGGAAGCCGGTAAAATGCAGCTGCAGTCCGAGACCTTTGAGCTGCGCGAGATGATTGAGAGCATTATCGATCTGTTCACGCCTAAGGCGGAGGAGAAGCAGCTCGCCCTGCGGTGGTGGGCGGACACCAGCGTTCCGGAAGCAGTAACCACCGATCCCAGCCGTCTGCGGCAGATCATCGTGAATCTGGTCGGCAATGCGCTGAAATTTACCGAACGGGGAAGTGTAACCTTATCGGTGAAGAATATTCCGCTGCCGGGATCGCCGGATTATCTGCTGGAATTCTCGGTCCGCGATACTGGCGTTGGTATTGCCGACAGCAAGCTGAACCTGCTGTTCCAGTCCTTCTCCCAGCTGCATCCGCTCATAAACCGCAAGTACGGCGGTACAGGCCTGGGCCTGGCCATCTGCAAGCAGCTGGTGGAGCTGATGGGCGGAACGATTTTTGTGGAGAGTGAGGAAGGCCGCGGCTCGATCTTCCGGTTCATGCTTCCGTTTGTGAAGGAAGCGGTAGAGGCTTAACAGGTGGCTGCGCGGCGGCACCAGTAAGAGGTCTTTGCCCGCACTGCTGCTATTATTAATACAAAAGCCAGCCAGCCCCGTTGCTCCGGAGTCAGGCTGGCTTATTTGTTGGTTGCATTTCAGTTGCAGAGGGTGCTCAACAGACTAAGTGGAATTATGACACCTATTTTCCGCCAGAACAGCGGCTTCAGAACTTTAGTTGGATAAACGCTACTTCATTTCAGTGATTTCATCGCTGGAAGGCTGTTGAACCTATATTAGATGTTGTTTTTCCAACTAATCATTGTAAAAGTTGAAATTAGACGGAATTAAGTGGCGAAAATCCAATTAAATCTTAAGAGGTTATCCTTGGGCAGGTTTTAGCGTTAATTACGCTAATGCGTAAGCCCCTAACCCGTAAGCAGGCAGGTTGCCCCACCACTCCTAACGCATATACATCAGGCCGACGGTAGCCGGTCCGCAGTGGCTGCCGATCACACAGCCAGCGTTGATAACGGCGATTTCCTTGACCTTGGTCTGCTCGCGCAGCGCCTTCTCCAGGAACCTTGCGTCCTCTTCGGCCAGCGTGTGCGCAACGATCAGCAGCTCCTGGTCGATCTCGTCCACATTAGCAAGCGCGTTCTGGAGCATTTGCTCCACGGCTTTTTCTTTTTTGCCGCGGACTTTGCTGACAGGCACGATGGCGCCGTCAACCAACCGCAGAACGGGGCGGATCTTCAGCAGGCTGCCGATAAAGTTCTGCATTCCCGAGCAACGGCCGCCCATATATAAGTAGTCAAGGGTATCAACGACAAATTCGGTCTCCACCCGGCTGCGTGACTGCTCCAGCATAGCGGCGATTTCCGCACTGCTGTGGCCTTTGGCGGCAGCACGTGCAGCCTTCATAACCAGCAGTGCGATCCCTCCGCACAAGGTTTCAGAGTCAACAACCCGGACACGTCCTTCCGGGAATTCACCTGCAGCCAGCAGGGCATTCTGGTATGTAGAGGATAGGGCAGACGACAGGCTGATGTAGACCACATCTCCGCCGCTTGCGATAACAGGCTCAAAAGCCGCGATGAAGTCAGCTGGTGACGGGGCAGCCGTCTTAGGCAAGGCTCCGTTAGCCGCTACTCTGCGGTAGACTTCCTCCGGTGTAATGTCTACACCGTCTTTGTATGTACCGTCCTGAAAGACCACGTACAGCGGAACGATGCCGATATCATACGTTTGCTTCCAGCCTTGCGGCAAATCGGAAGTGCTGTCTGAAAAGATTTTTACAATAGACATGAAATTCTCCTTCACCGAATCTGAGTCTCGGATCACAGTTATAAGTTACAAAAATACCATATAATCTGTCTATTATACCAAGCCCTTGCCGAATCTCAAAACAAAAATCACCGGCTGATAGAAAAAAAGACCATCCCCATAGGATAGTCTTTACTGTTTCCTGCTTCATGCAGTATGAAGGGGCATAGCTTATTTTTTTACAACCGGAATCCAAACCTCGCAGACATAATCCTCCGCTGAAGTATCTCCGGGAGGGTACAGCTCGATTTCCGGTCCGCCGGCATGCTCGTAGCCTGTTCCCGGGAACCATTCCTGATAAATCCGCTGCCAGACAGCCTGAAGCGTATGAGGCAATGGTCCTTTGGAAGTGAATACCGCCCAGCTGGCAGCCGGAACGATGCCTTTCTCATAGCCATGGGGATCGGCAGCTTCCTCTGCCTGGACCCCGACCCAATAGGACAGCAGATCTTTTTCCATGTCCATGCTCATACAGATGCCAAGCCACGCCTCCTCTGAAGCAAGCCCGATCAGCTCATCCGAGGTGCCGCCCTCGTTGCATTCCTTCCAAAACTGGGGGATTCTGCGGAAATTCTCCCCGTCCTTGCAGGTAACCTGTATTGATTTGCCGATTACATTAAAAGCAGGCTTTTCCACGATCTTGTATTCCATTTCCTGATCTCCCTTCAATGATAGGTGGAAAGAGAGGCGGGGGAATGCTTTAAGCTGGACCCCGGGTTCACGCGCCGCCGAGGGAGTAAGCCCATGGGCTTTGCGGAACGCCTTGGCAAAGGATTCCGGTGAGTCATAGCCGTATTTCAGCGCTACATCCAGCACTCTGACTCTGGAGCTTGCGAGCTCCTGGGCGGCCAGTGTCAGCCTGCGCTTACGGATATAGTCTGCCACCGTGAAGCCGGTCAGCATACTGAACATGCGCTGAAAGTGAAACGGAGACACATGCACGATTTTCGCCACATCCTCAATGCGCAGCGGTTCGGTCATTTTGTTCTCCATATAATCCATTGCTTCCTTCATCCGGACCAGCCATTCCACGTGTACGCCATCTCCCTTTGAGTTCATCCTATCATGGCCAGAGGAACCAGTCCTGTTATTCTCTGCTCATTAATGACAGGTTTTCTTCAAAGTATAACGTATAACGTATAACGGATACAGCTGTCAGTTCCCCAGCCGGTACACTCTGGCTTCATAAGGACGCAGCGTGTTACGTACATCTGCTGCGGGCTCGTCCGGGTAATTGCTGATGATCGTTTCATGCACTGCGGCAAGCACATCCGGAAGCTGAACCGTCTGCGGTGCATCGCTGAAGTTGAGCAGCACAAGCCATTTTTCATCATCCAGTATCCGTGTGTAGGCGTAGATATAGTCGTCCTCCGGCAGCAGCAGCTCGTACTCGCCATAAGTCATGATAAGGTGCTTTTTGCGCAGGGCAATCAGCTTCTGGTAGTAATAAAAGACGGAATCAGAGTCGGCCAAGGCCTGCTCCACATTGATTTCCTTGTAATTCGGATTCACCTTCAGCCAGGGTGTACCTTCTGTAAAACCGGCGTTTGCCGTGTCGTTCCACTGCATTGGAGTGCGGGCATTATCCCGGCCTTTGGTATGGATAGCTTGCAGAATCATATCGTGATCCCCGCCGCCCTCCGTTACCTTTTCCCGGTACATGTTCAAAATCTCGATATCCTTATAGTCTTCCAGCACAGGGAATTTGACATTGGTCATGCCGATTTCTTCACCCTGATAAATATAAGGTGTGCCCTTCAGGGTATGCAGCAGGGTAGCGAGCATTTTGGCCGACTGGACGCGGTATTCACCGTCATGCCCAAAGCGCGAGACCATCCGGGGCTGATCATGATTGTTCAGATACAGGCTGTTCCAGCCCTGCTCAGCAAGTCCAACCTGCCATTTATGCAAAATATCGCGCAGCCCCTTCAGGCTCCACGGGATGACCTCCCATTTACCGCCGGGGCCGGAATCGATGTCCATATGCTCGAACTGGAACACCATCTGCAGCTCCTTGCGGTCCTCTGCCGTATAGAGAATTGCATCCTCTACACTGGCACCGGGAGTTTCTCCGACGGTCATCACATCGTATTTGGAGAGCACCTCACGGTTCATCTCCTGCAGATATTCATGGACCCGCGGGCCGTTCATATAAAATTCTCCGCCGCCGGCAAGTCTGCCGGGCTCCAGATCGTCGCGTTTGACTGAAGGCAGGCCGTCTACTTTGGAGATCATGTTGATGACATCCATCCGCAGGCCGTCCACACCCTTGTCCAGCCAGAAGGTCATCATCTTGTAGAGCGCCTCGCGCAGCTTGGGGTTCTCCCAGTTAAGATCCGGCTGCTTGCGCGAGAACAGGTGCAGGTAGTATTCACCGGTCTGTTCATCCTTCTCCCAGGCCGGGCCGCTGAAGATCGAGCTCCAGTTGTTCGGCAGCTCACCATCCGGGCCGCCCGGTCGCCAGATATAGTAATCCCGGTATGGATTATCCTTGGAGGAGCGCGATTCGGCGAACCAGGCATGCTCATCAGAGGAATGGTTGATGACAAGGTCCATCATTAGCTTGATGCCGCGTTCATGCAGCCCGGCGAGCAGCTCTTCCCAGTCCTGCAATGTGCCGAATTCATCCATAATGTCCTCGTAATCGCTGATGTCATACCCGTTGTCGTCGTTCGGCGACTTATAGACCGGCGATAGCCAGACTACATCTATGCCAAGCTTTTTCAGGTAATCCAGTCTTGAAATGATTCCACGCAGGTCGCCGATCCCGTCCCCGTTGCTGTCCTGGAAGCTCCGCGGGTAGATCTGGTAGACGACGGCTTCTTTCCAAAAGGCTCTGTTCATTTTAACGACTCCTTTATATGTTAAATTGTGTGCCCATATAAAAAGCCCCGTGGACCTAAGTCCCGGGGCCGCCAAAAATTATGCCGTTACCGAGGAACCTTCAGCAGTGACGCTGCTTAGCCCGTTCACAGTATACTCTTTGCCGTGGATCGTGATTGCCGCCGGTACATCGGTCTCATTCGTTACAGTAACCTGCGCATCAGTAACGGTAACCTTGAGCCGTGAGCCGCGGAACATGATTTTGAACGAATAGGCGGTCCAGTGACCCGGGTTGGACGGGTTCAGGATCAGCCGGTCTGCCAGTACGCGCAATCCGCCGAAGCCGTGTACAACCGACATCCAGGTACCCGCCATACTTGTAGTGTGGCAGCCGTCTTCCGTATCGTTGTTGTAGTTGTCGAGATCCAGCCGGGAAGTACGCAGGTACATTTCATAGGCTTTTTCCTTGTAGCCCAGCTCGCAGGCCAGAATGGCATGGATGCAAGGGGACAGGGAGGACTCATGAACGGTGATCGGCTCGTAGAAGTCGAAATTCCGTTTTTTCGTATCCAGATCGTAGCGGTCGCCCAGGAAGTACAGCCCTTGCAGGACATCCGCCTGTTTGATGTAGCAGGAGCGCAGGATGCGGTCCCAGGACCATTTCTGGTTGAGCGGCAGATTCTCAGGAGCTACTTCCTTCACCGGAATAATCTCCTTATCAAGGAAGCCGTCCTGCTGCAGGAAGATGCCGAGCTCCTCGTCAGACGGATAGTACATTTTGCTGATGATTTCATTCCACTTGGCAGTTTCACTGTCCTGCAGCTCCAGCTTATCAGCCAGCTCTGCGTAACGGGCAGCTTCATTTTCCTGCAGATATTTCAGTGCTTCGAGCGTATATTCCATCGTCCAGGAGGCGATCCGGTTGGTGTACCAGTTGTTGTTGACGTTGTTCTCATATTCGTTCGGCCCGGTAACACCCAGCATTACATACTGGTCCTTGCGCGGCGCATAATGCACGCGTTCCTCCCAGAAGCGGGAGATTTCCACCAGAACCTCAAGTCCGTATTGGCCGAGATAAGCCTTGTCGCCAGTGTAGTTGACATAGTTATAGATAGCATGGGCAATTGCCCCGTTGCGGTGAATCTCTTCGAACGTAATTTCCCACTCGTTGTGGCATTCCTCACCGTTCATGGTCACCATCGGGTAGAGCGCACCCTTTTTGAAGCCGAGCTTGCGCGCGTTCTCTTTAGCCTTTTCCAGATGCTTATAGCGGTAGATCAGCAGGTTGCGGGAAATGCTGGCATCCGCCGTACTCAGGTAGAACGGCACGCAGTATGCTTCTGTGTCCCAGTAGGTGCTGCCGCCGTATTTTTCACCCGTAAAGCCCTTAGGCCCGATGTTCAAACGGTCATCTTCACCGGTATAGGTCTGATTCAGCTGGAAAATATTAAAGCGGATCGCCTGCTGCGCCGACGCGTCTCCTTCAATAATAATGTCGCTTTCCTTCCATTTGTCGCCCCAGGCGGCAGCCTGCTCATTCAGCAGGGTAACAAATCCGGCTTCACGGGCAGCGGACAAGGCGTTCTGAGCGGCTTCAACCAGCTGGCCCAGGCCGTAATTGCGGGAAGTGACATTGGCGGCATACTTATAAATAACCACCTGGTCGCCGGACTGCACAGAAAGCTCCACTTTGCTGCCCACATATTTCTCCTGCTCCAGCGCCTCAGCGCCGGCGGTAACCTTTTCACCATTAACCAAAATGTCAAAAGCAAAAGCCGAAGTCACATGGAAATCGAGCTTTTTCGTCTTGAGTGTCAGGTAGCCGCCTTCCGTGCCGCTTTGCTTCTCCACTTCATTCCAGAATTTTTCGTCATAGTTGGAGTCCTTGTTCTTAATGTCTCCGTCGAGGTAAGGAGTAACGGCCAGTGTTCCGGCGAAATTGAGCGGAGTAACCGCATAACGGATCGCGCCGATCTCATGACGGGCCATGCTGACGATGCGGATGCTCTCCACCTGTACCTGCTTGCCGCCCTCCAGCTCAGCTGTAAAGCTGCGCAGCAGTGTGCCTTCCTTCATATTAAGAACACGGCGGAACTGGGTCACGGTGCTGGTTGCCAGATCAAGCGGTGTGCCGTCGATATCAATGTTAATGCCGATCCAGTTCGTGCTGTTCAGTACCTTGGCAAAATACTCCGGATAGCCGTTTTTCCACCAGCCGACCCGCGTTTTATCCGGATAATAGACACCTGCCATATAGCTGCCCTGCAGGCTGTGGCCGCTGTACTGCTCTTCAAAGTTGGCTCTGCCGCCCATGTAGCCGTTCCCGATGCTGAAGATACTTTCGGAAATTTCCTGGGTATGCGGATCAAAGGATTCTTCAATGATGGACCATTCATCGATTTTGAGATATTGTTTCATTGTTTTTTGGCTCCTTTTAAATGAGGGATGAAGATATAAGAATGAATCAAAGAAGTTGTATTACTATTACGGTAACAGTGGCGCTACTGCACAGAACGTTTGGACTTCCGGCCGCAGCTTCGTCACCATAATACTAATAACGTATTTTTAATTCATTTTATAAAAGAGTAGGGCAGAAACTGCTTCATATCACAATTACCGGTTAATATGGATCAAACCGCTGCGAACCATTCCCGGAGCTGGCCGGTGCTGACCTGGGCGAGGGAAGGGACAACCACATTCGCCTCGGACAGTGTTTCCGGTGAGCCGATGCCGATGCTGCGCATGCCGGCGCGGGTGGCGGCAAGGATTCCGGCTTCTGCATCCTCGAACACGACGCAATGCTCAGGATCAATGCCTACGGCCTTGGCACCCAGGAGGAAAACTTCGGGATCAGGCTTGGCAGCGCTCGTATGTGTGCCGTCGATGATTGCATCGAAGTAGGGGGTCAGGCCGGTGTTGTTCAGGATGGCCATTGCATTTTTGCTGGCAGACCCCAGAGCCACCTTGATTCCGGCTTCGCGGCATTCCTGCAGAAAGGAAAGGGCACCCGGCAAAATCTCGGAGCTGTCCATCTTGGAGATGTATTCGACATAGCGGTTGTTCTTTTGCTCGGCAAAGCGTGCTTTCTCTTCTTCGCTGAACGTGAGTCCGCCAATCTCCAGTAGAATATTCAGCGAGGCGGCCCGGCTGACACCCTTGAGCTGTTCGTTGTCCTGTTCGGTGAATACGAAGCCGAGCTGCTCGGCAAGCTCTCTCCAGGCAATAAAGTGATATTTGGCGGTGTCGACGAGTACGCCGTCCAAATCAAACAGGCAGGCTTTGATTTCTGACATGTTGAACCTCCTAAAAGTTTTGTGAGCTGCGCTTCCTGAAATCCTTCGTACAAAACTCGCTTCGTAAGCATGGGCTAAGTTTTGTGAGCTGCGCTTCCTGAAATCCTTCGTACAAAACTTGCTTCGTAAGCATGGGCTAAGTTTTGTGAGCCATACTTCCTGAAGCATGAACTGATTTTTGTTAGCGCTTGCTTACATCGTTTTTTGTGTATAGAACTAGATTCGGTAAGAGGGTTCCGGTTTTGTAGAGCTGTGGCCGAAATTCAGCGCAAACGTTTGTACAATATTCGAAAAAATAAATGAAGCAACAGACTGCTTCATTTATTTCAGAATCTGGATCATTTCTTCCCTGGAGCATACATAGACGACTCTCTCACGATCAGTCGGTGGGGAATGACAAAACGATTCGTATATCCGGGATCGTTGTCCGGCTTCTTGATAGTCTGGATCAGTACCTGGGAAGCCGTATATCCGAGATGATAAATACCGATGTCGATACTGCTGATCGGCGGGCTGGACAATTCCGAGAGCGGGATGTTGTTAAAGCTGACAATCGCCAGATCCTCAGGCACCTTGTATTTCAGCTCATTCAGTCCGCGCAATACGCCGAAAGAGACCATATCATCGACCGCGACCAGTGCTGTCGGGCGGTTCGGGAGATTCATAAAGAAAGACATCGCCCGGTAGCCGCTGTCCTGCAGAAACTCACCCTCCACAATCCATTCGGGCCGCATTTCCAGACCGCTGCTCTGCATAGCCTTGCGGTATCCTTCAAGACGGTCGCGCGAAACAATCAGATTGGGTGGTCCGCTGACAAAGCCGATACGCTCATGACCCATGGAAATCAGATGATTCACGGCATCAAAGGCTGCCATGACATTGTCATTATCCACGGATAATATATCCTCATAGCGGTCGCTTCGTCCAACGAGGACAAAGGGATAGCCGCCGGATTCGAGAAAATCAATAACCGCATCATCTTTACGTGAATACAGCAGAATAACGCCGTCAACACGGCGTCCCTTGAGCAGCCGGGAAACAGCTTCGAGCTCTTCCTTCTCGTTGGCTCCGGAGCTGATCAGCACATCATAGCCTGAACGGCTTGACTGGGTGACAATCCCGCGGATCAATTCCATAAAGAACAGATTGGAGAAAAGCTCCTCAGCCGGCTTCGGCAGAATAATGCAAATGCTGTTGGTTGTTTTCGAAACCAGGCTCTTTGCCATCATATTCGGAGTATAGCCCATTTCCTCCATGATCGTTTTCACTTTACGGGAAGTTTCTAGGCTGATTCTGGGATGACCTGACAACACCCGGGATACCGTGGAGGGAGAAACTCCCGCTTTCTTAGCCACATCCTTGATGGTAACTGTCATAGAAACCTCCTTCATGGAACCGTTTGCTTTACACAGTAATATTAATCGAAGTGCTGATAATTGTAAATAGAAAAAGTCCTGCAGCCAGCTGTTTTACTGCGTTTATAGAATAATATTGACGATTTGCGTCCTGATTTCGCATGATTTTACAGCCCGATCAGGTAATCCAGAACAATAAAGGGGTTTCAGCGGCGCAAAACGGCAATTTGGTATTCATAGCCCAGAAGGGAGGTGTGCAAACGGTTTTCACCTGTGAAAACGTTCGATTGTAAGCTTTCTCGCAAAATGTTTGTGCAATTATGTGCAACATCCTGAAAATATTTTCAGAGCACTCAGCTTGTAAAATGTTTTGAAAAAGGGGGAATTACAGTTGACAACGCTTTAAATTGAGGATTAATATGGTAAACAAGGTTTAAAAGCGCTTACAATCATGTTTTTAATGCAGATTTGGCTGAAAAGACTGTTTTTAGTTCACTGCAGCTTTCTTTGCTTTCTTTTGCAAACGTTTGCGCTAATGTTTACGGGTTTAAATGGTTCGTCATTTTTATTTTGAGAAGGAGGGTGGAGGCTTAATACGGTCTAAGCAGCCGAAGCGGAAAGTGAACCCATTCACGGCATAATGCAAACCCGCGTACAGCGGAGCAAATCTCATATTTAGGGGGGCTTTTTGGAATGAAACTGGCTTCATGGAACAAAAGGGTGTTCGCCATCAGTATGATCGTTGTTCTGGTGTGCTCTTATTTTAGTTTTCCGGTATCAACGGTACAGGCGGCGGCAGGCAGAGCGGTTCTGGTCGGCACGCTTCAATCGGAGCTGTCCACGGAAACCAATCAGACGGCAGACTGGAATCCGGATACGACCGTCACTGAAATGACGTATATGAATAACGGTACTTATATGTTCACAGGAACACTGCCGGCGGGCACTTATGAATATAAAGTTGCGCTGAACGGTAAATGGGATGAGAGCTACGGATACAGCAGCTATACCAATCCTCAGGGCGTAGACAAAGAAGGCAATATTGTACTTACACTGGCGGCGGAGACCGCAGTAACTTTTTACTACAACGATATTACCAAGAAAATAGCAGACTCCACGTATTACACACCGCTTGCCCAGGACAAACTGCCAAGACTGGTGGGCTCCCTGCAGACAGAGCTGGGAGATGCAAAGGATCATTCTGCGGCAGATGCCCGCGCTTTCCTTACTGATTATAACTTTGACAGCGTTTACGAGAACACGGTGAATCTGCCTAAGGGAGATTATGCTTACAAAATCTATGTGCCGGGAGCTACTGCGGCGGATGATCAATCCTATCCCGCAGACGAGCAGAATCTTAACCTGCCTGCGGATCTTCCGGTTACCTTCCAGTACAATGCGCACACGCATGCGGTGAATGCCAAATTCACAGCACCTGTTGACCCGGGCATCGTGACTCCTGTTCCGGAAGGCAGTATGCGGATTCACTACAATCGTCCGGCTGGCGATTATGCCGATCAGGGTTTATGGCTGTGGGATGATGTAACGTCACCTTCTGCAGGCTGGCCGGCGGGTGCGGCTGCTTTTCCTGAAGGGCAGGCAGATGCCTACGGTGCTTATGTGGATATTCCGCTTAAAGCAGGCGCCAAAAAAATCTCCTTCCTCGTCGTTAACCGCACCAATGAGGCTAAAGACGCTGGAGATAAAACCTTCCTGATCAACACGCCGCAGACCAATGAAATCTGGATCAAGCAGGGCAGCGATCAAGTGACCCCGTACGAACCGGTGAGTCTGCCTGCAAATACTGTCCGGATTCATTACAGCAGAGCCGATCACAAGCAGAGCGAATTCGGTTTATGGACCTGGGAGGATGTAGCGCAGGCTCCGGCAAAATGGCCGACAGATGCTGTTATGTTCCCGGC contains these protein-coding regions:
- a CDS encoding ATP-binding protein → MLKDWAAILGRVLSEEGAFKSLYDHHPDLIIVLDRQGRYVDSNRAFSSVAPCVPAYRPAVTETVLTPGKTHFAAALEGLTTSFELVEEGSGGISAPPVITYAPVKTNEGIAGVFAIIRHDVNTLLPVALMEWFSQLLAAETEEEPGGQEEELQSLMLEMAEDKRLSLILNSVSAGIFGLDRDGRTIFINREGADMLGYHPSELAGVYLMDQIQHAYSSGSAHSPLECPIRHTLEDGLIRSSLDQIFWRKDGTSFFVSYRIAPLLDKGIICGVVVSFSDITNEREIRRAKESAEQAAQAKSDFLAMMSHEIRTPMNGMIGMADLLLETELEEEQRSYAEILRSSSYSLLQILNDILDFSKMEAGKMQLQSETFELREMIESIIDLFTPKAEEKQLALRWWADTSVPEAVTTDPSRLRQIIVNLVGNALKFTERGSVTLSVKNIPLPGSPDYLLEFSVRDTGVGIADSKLNLLFQSFSQLHPLINRKYGGTGLGLAICKQLVELMGGTIFVESEEGRGSIFRFMLPFVKEAVEA
- a CDS encoding DegV family protein, whose translation is MSIVKIFSDSTSDLPQGWKQTYDIGIVPLYVVFQDGTYKDGVDITPEEVYRRVAANGALPKTAAPSPADFIAAFEPVIASGGDVVYISLSSALSSTYQNALLAAGEFPEGRVRVVDSETLCGGIALLVMKAARAAAKGHSSAEIAAMLEQSRSRVETEFVVDTLDYLYMGGRCSGMQNFIGSLLKIRPVLRLVDGAIVPVSKVRGKKEKAVEQMLQNALANVDEIDQELLIVAHTLAEEDARFLEKALREQTKVKEIAVINAGCVIGSHCGPATVGLMYMR
- a CDS encoding AraC family transcriptional regulator produces the protein MNSKGDGVHVEWLVRMKEAMDYMENKMTEPLRIEDVAKIVHVSPFHFQRMFSMLTGFTVADYIRKRRLTLAAQELASSRVRVLDVALKYGYDSPESFAKAFRKAHGLTPSAAREPGVQLKAFPRLSFHLSLKGDQEMEYKIVEKPAFNVIGKSIQVTCKDGENFRRIPQFWKECNEGGTSDELIGLASEEAWLGICMSMDMEKDLLSYWVGVQAEEAADPHGYEKGIVPAASWAVFTSKGPLPHTLQAVWQRIYQEWFPGTGYEHAGGPEIELYPPGDTSAEDYVCEVWIPVVKK
- a CDS encoding alpha-glucosidase → MNRAFWKEAVVYQIYPRSFQDSNGDGIGDLRGIISRLDYLKKLGIDVVWLSPVYKSPNDDNGYDISDYEDIMDEFGTLQDWEELLAGLHERGIKLMMDLVINHSSDEHAWFAESRSSKDNPYRDYYIWRPGGPDGELPNNWSSIFSGPAWEKDEQTGEYYLHLFSRKQPDLNWENPKLREALYKMMTFWLDKGVDGLRMDVINMISKVDGLPSVKRDDLEPGRLAGGGEFYMNGPRVHEYLQEMNREVLSKYDVMTVGETPGASVEDAILYTAEDRKELQMVFQFEHMDIDSGPGGKWEVIPWSLKGLRDILHKWQVGLAEQGWNSLYLNNHDQPRMVSRFGHDGEYRVQSAKMLATLLHTLKGTPYIYQGEEIGMTNVKFPVLEDYKDIEILNMYREKVTEGGGDHDMILQAIHTKGRDNARTPMQWNDTANAGFTEGTPWLKVNPNYKEINVEQALADSDSVFYYYQKLIALRKKHLIMTYGEYELLLPEDDYIYAYTRILDDEKWLVLLNFSDAPQTVQLPDVLAAVHETIISNYPDEPAADVRNTLRPYEARVYRLGN
- a CDS encoding glycoside hydrolase family 65 protein; this translates as MKQYLKIDEWSIIEESFDPHTQEISESIFSIGNGYMGGRANFEEQYSGHSLQGSYMAGVYYPDKTRVGWWKNGYPEYFAKVLNSTNWIGINIDIDGTPLDLATSTVTQFRRVLNMKEGTLLRSFTAELEGGKQVQVESIRIVSMARHEIGAIRYAVTPLNFAGTLAVTPYLDGDIKNKDSNYDEKFWNEVEKQSGTEGGYLTLKTKKLDFHVTSAFAFDILVNGEKVTAGAEALEQEKYVGSKVELSVQSGDQVVIYKYAANVTSRNYGLGQLVEAAQNALSAAREAGFVTLLNEQAAAWGDKWKESDIIIEGDASAQQAIRFNIFQLNQTYTGEDDRLNIGPKGFTGEKYGGSTYWDTEAYCVPFYLSTADASISRNLLIYRYKHLEKAKENARKLGFKKGALYPMVTMNGEECHNEWEITFEEIHRNGAIAHAIYNYVNYTGDKAYLGQYGLEVLVEISRFWEERVHYAPRKDQYVMLGVTGPNEYENNVNNNWYTNRIASWTMEYTLEALKYLQENEAARYAELADKLELQDSETAKWNEIISKMYYPSDEELGIFLQQDGFLDKEIIPVKEVAPENLPLNQKWSWDRILRSCYIKQADVLQGLYFLGDRYDLDTKKRNFDFYEPITVHESSLSPCIHAILACELGYKEKAYEMYLRTSRLDLDNYNNDTEDGCHTTSMAGTWMSVVHGFGGLRVLADRLILNPSNPGHWTAYSFKIMFRGSRLKVTVTDAQVTVTNETDVPAAITIHGKEYTVNGLSSVTAEGSSVTA
- the pgmB gene encoding beta-phosphoglucomutase — its product is MSEIKACLFDLDGVLVDTAKYHFIAWRELAEQLGFVFTEQDNEQLKGVSRAASLNILLEIGGLTFSEEEKARFAEQKNNRYVEYISKMDSSEILPGALSFLQECREAGIKVALGSASKNAMAILNNTGLTPYFDAIIDGTHTSAAKPDPEVFLLGAKAVGIDPEHCVVFEDAEAGILAATRAGMRSIGIGSPETLSEANVVVPSLAQVSTGQLREWFAAV
- a CDS encoding LacI family DNA-binding transcriptional regulator, which codes for MTVTIKDVAKKAGVSPSTVSRVLSGHPRISLETSRKVKTIMEEMGYTPNMMAKSLVSKTTNSICIILPKPAEELFSNLFFMELIRGIVTQSSRSGYDVLISSGANEKEELEAVSRLLKGRRVDGVILLYSRKDDAVIDFLESGGYPFVLVGRSDRYEDILSVDNDNVMAAFDAVNHLISMGHERIGFVSGPPNLIVSRDRLEGYRKAMQSSGLEMRPEWIVEGEFLQDSGYRAMSFFMNLPNRPTALVAVDDMVSFGVLRGLNELKYKVPEDLAIVSFNNIPLSELSSPPISSIDIGIYHLGYTASQVLIQTIKKPDNDPGYTNRFVIPHRLIVRESSMYAPGKK